One region of Streptococcus salivarius genomic DNA includes:
- a CDS encoding helix-turn-helix domain-containing protein: MYQPEKLKARRKELKMTQKDIADQLGISYQAYSAWERGVKAPSKDKVNQLEQILRVPKGYFTEIEIVRLYNTLSNRGKNQVVEYARDLVQKETTQKVISVSENLYEYHVYEKMSAGIGASVYDDRDYDIVYFDEELAHDFASWVSGDSMEPKYHNGSVALIRETGFDYDGAVYAVVCNNQTYIKRVYREENGLRLVSINPKYRAIFLPYDEDPRVVGIIVGNFIPLKERRSKR; encoded by the coding sequence ATGTATCAACCAGAAAAACTAAAAGCTCGTAGAAAAGAGCTAAAAATGACTCAAAAAGATATAGCGGATCAATTAGGAATCAGCTATCAAGCCTATTCTGCATGGGAACGAGGCGTAAAAGCACCATCCAAAGATAAAGTAAATCAGCTAGAACAAATACTCAGAGTACCAAAAGGCTATTTTACAGAAATTGAGATTGTTCGTCTGTATAATACATTGTCGAATAGAGGTAAAAATCAAGTAGTAGAATATGCACGTGACTTGGTACAAAAAGAGACAACTCAAAAAGTGATATCAGTTTCAGAAAATCTCTATGAGTACCATGTTTACGAAAAAATGTCTGCTGGTATTGGTGCATCAGTTTATGATGATAGGGATTATGATATTGTCTACTTTGATGAAGAATTAGCTCATGATTTTGCCTCTTGGGTATCTGGGGATTCCATGGAACCCAAATATCATAATGGTTCAGTAGCTCTTATCCGTGAGACAGGTTTTGATTATGATGGGGCAGTCTATGCTGTAGTATGTAATAACCAAACCTATATTAAACGAGTTTACCGTGAAGAAAATGGTTTGCGATTAGTTTCTATTAATCCAAAGTACAGGGCTATCTTTCTCCCATATGATGAAGACCCACGAGTAGTAGGAATCATTGTTGGGAATTTCATACCATTGAAAGAAAGGAGAAGCAAGCGATAA
- a CDS encoding gallidermin/nisin family lantibiotic, with product MSTKDFNLDLVEVSKSNTGASARITSYSLCTPGCITGVLMGCHIQSIGCNVHVHVSK from the coding sequence ATGAGTACAAAAGATTTTAACTTGGACTTGGTAGAAGTCTCAAAAAGCAATACCGGGGCTTCAGCTCGTATTACTAGCTATTCACTTTGTACACCAGGATGCATTACTGGTGTACTTATGGGATGTCACATCCAAAGTATTGGATGTAATGTTCATGTCCATGTCAGTAAATAG
- a CDS encoding gallidermin/nisin family lantibiotic, with product MSTKDFNLDLVEVSKSNTGASARITSYSLCTPGCITGVLMGCHIQSIGCNVHVHVSK from the coding sequence ATGAGTACAAAAGATTTTAACTTGGATTTGGTAGAAGTCTCAAAAAGCAATACCGGGGCTTCAGCTCGTATTACTAGCTATTCACTTTGTACACCAGGATGCATTACTGGTGTACTTATGGGATGTCACATCCAAAGTATTGGATGTAATGTTCATGTCCATGTCAGTAAATAG
- a CDS encoding gallidermin/nisin family lantibiotic, translating into MATKDFNLDLVEVSKSNNGASTRITSHSFCSQACKTYKILGCNLLTHGCRFPR; encoded by the coding sequence ATGGCTACAAAAGATTTTAATTTAGACTTGGTAGAAGTCTCAAAAAGCAATAATGGAGCTTCAACTCGAATTACTAGTCATTCATTTTGCTCACAAGCTTGTAAGACTTATAAGATTTTAGGATGTAATTTACTAACACACGGATGTAGGTTTCCTAGGTAG
- a CDS encoding ImmA/IrrE family metallo-endopeptidase, with the protein MDELYTRVSSATKQELYQYMKDDDISLLGYNFTYFFQYCIEENQIQVISHHFSNHKIEGLTVVDELGISFSYEIDNPKVKQNFTLCHELGHFILKHDGNYFAESIDNQENLLEREANIFSAVVLMPDIVLLSKIYYNYETFQRVQNSLEVSKQALFFRLLDFLREYYPDKDSEVKQAVEAYIEGKNASIFRLFHDIREKIIEEFHQFQPSLINQVKQRVSKVGFTTSLEYPDLLIQDNWKAIKASSINLKTWLVYNKGKSIAYVWDKEKFSDEEARKKAELQLLLM; encoded by the coding sequence TTGGATGAATTGTATACAAGAGTAAGCAGTGCAACAAAACAGGAGTTATATCAGTATATGAAGGATGACGATATTTCATTATTAGGTTATAATTTCACTTATTTTTTTCAATATTGCATTGAAGAGAATCAAATCCAAGTGATTAGCCACCACTTTTCTAATCACAAGATAGAAGGCTTGACAGTAGTTGATGAATTGGGAATCAGTTTTTCTTATGAGATAGATAATCCAAAGGTAAAACAGAATTTTACCTTATGTCATGAGTTAGGACATTTTATTCTTAAACATGATGGAAATTATTTTGCAGAATCAATTGATAATCAAGAGAACTTGCTAGAGCGAGAAGCGAATATTTTTTCCGCTGTAGTGCTAATGCCTGATATTGTTCTTCTATCAAAAATCTACTATAACTACGAGACTTTTCAACGAGTACAAAATAGTCTCGAAGTTTCAAAACAGGCTTTGTTTTTTCGTCTTTTGGACTTTCTACGGGAATATTATCCTGACAAAGATAGTGAAGTCAAACAAGCAGTTGAGGCCTATATTGAAGGGAAAAACGCTTCTATTTTTCGTTTGTTTCATGATATTAGAGAAAAAATTATAGAGGAGTTCCATCAGTTTCAACCTTCCCTTATTAATCAGGTTAAGCAGAGAGTGAGTAAAGTAGGTTTTACAACGAGTCTAGAATACCCAGATCTCTTGATTCAAGATAACTGGAAAGCAATAAAAGCAAGCAGTATCAATTTAAAAACGTGGCTTGTTTATAACAAAGGAAAGTCTATTGCCTATGTCTGGGATAAAGAAAAATTCTCAGATGAAGAGGCAAGAAAAAAGGCAGAATTACAGTTACTATTAATGTGA